A genomic segment from Deltaproteobacteria bacterium encodes:
- the ychF gene encoding redox-regulated ATPase YchF yields the protein MKVGLVGFPRAGKTTVFNALTGLHATVGGYAEPGKPNLGTIKVPDSRVDRLSEIFQPRKTTYAEIVFVDFPAASGEQAAGALDTAAIVQMRDADALVQVVRGFTDPISGAPAAAARDIDNFRSELILADLAVIEKRLDRLKKEKGKEREQDLLQRCRQTLDAEQPLRDLALTGEEVRTVAGFGFLSRLPLLVVINVPDEQAAAPLPAEVQGLLARDHLTGLVLCGQMEMEIAALDPADRGPFLADLGITESARDRFVRAAYAMLDLISFLTSGEDEVRAWTIKRGTTAVKAAGKIHSDIERGFIRAEVVHYDDFIAYGSDAKCREAGKLRLEGKDYVMRDGDIVHFRFNV from the coding sequence ATGAAAGTCGGGTTGGTTGGTTTTCCGCGTGCCGGTAAGACCACGGTGTTCAACGCGCTGACCGGGTTGCACGCAACCGTAGGCGGCTATGCTGAGCCCGGCAAGCCGAACTTGGGTACAATCAAGGTGCCCGATTCGCGCGTCGATCGGCTGAGCGAGATCTTCCAGCCGCGCAAGACCACGTACGCCGAGATCGTGTTCGTCGATTTTCCCGCGGCCAGCGGCGAGCAGGCGGCCGGCGCCCTCGACACGGCCGCCATCGTGCAAATGCGGGACGCCGATGCGCTGGTGCAAGTCGTGCGCGGCTTCACCGATCCCATCAGCGGCGCACCGGCGGCCGCCGCGCGCGACATCGACAACTTCCGCAGCGAATTGATCCTGGCGGACCTCGCCGTCATTGAGAAGCGACTGGATCGGCTGAAGAAGGAGAAGGGCAAGGAGCGCGAGCAGGATCTGTTACAACGCTGCCGGCAGACGCTCGACGCCGAACAACCGCTGCGCGATTTGGCCCTGACCGGAGAGGAAGTGCGCACCGTGGCCGGGTTCGGTTTCCTCAGCCGGTTGCCGCTACTCGTGGTCATCAATGTTCCCGACGAGCAGGCGGCCGCGCCGCTGCCGGCCGAGGTGCAGGGCTTGCTCGCCCGCGACCATCTCACCGGGCTGGTACTCTGTGGCCAGATGGAGATGGAGATCGCCGCTCTCGACCCGGCCGATCGCGGCCCGTTTCTCGCTGACCTCGGCATCACGGAATCAGCGCGCGACCGCTTCGTGCGCGCCGCCTATGCGATGCTCGATTTGATCAGCTTCCTGACTTCGGGCGAGGACGAGGTGCGGGCGTGGACGATCAAGCGCGGCACCACCGCGGTCAAGGCCGCCGGCAAGATCCACAGCGACATCGAACGCGGCTTCATCCGCGCCGAAGTCGTGCATTACGATGACTTCATCGCTTACGGCAGCGACGCCAAGTGCCGCGAAGCCGGCAAGCTGCGCCTGGAGGGTAAGGACTATGTTATGCGTGACGGCGACATCGTACACTTCCGCTTCAATGTGTGA